In Desulfuromonadaceae bacterium, a single window of DNA contains:
- a CDS encoding response regulator — protein sequence MGERILIIDDERVILNLTHMILNDRGHVVFTAGNAMEGLAIVAREHPALVVLDYMLPAMDGLTALRTIREQFPRTYVVMFTGKGSEKVAVELMKAGASDYILKPFSNQDLIDRIEAVLRLREAELHNIELRQEREKLIARIANWNSELERRIEEKSRELEKAHAEILQIEKLASLGHLSAGMAHEIRNPLNAIGLFTQLLQTELANDSEKSEYLENIMREVDRIDETLINLLALQRPTDNERTPVMINEIIEQVIADNQARIAARNINVSTRFLRLPPPLQAAKNEITVVFSNLINNALHATDPGGTIVAELDHDDTRMFVSIRDDGCGIPEKNLNRIFDPFFSTRQKGTGIGLSIVHRSVRDHGGRITVQSEVGSGTTFHLEFPFYLSDNDRQA from the coding sequence ATGGGCGAGCGCATACTCATTATCGATGATGAGCGGGTTATTCTTAATCTCACTCACATGATCCTCAACGATCGGGGACATGTGGTTTTTACTGCTGGCAACGCGATGGAAGGACTGGCCATCGTTGCCCGTGAGCACCCGGCCCTGGTTGTGCTTGACTACATGTTGCCAGCAATGGACGGCCTCACCGCCTTACGCACAATCCGTGAGCAGTTCCCGCGTACTTACGTCGTCATGTTCACCGGCAAGGGAAGTGAAAAAGTTGCCGTTGAACTGATGAAAGCGGGAGCTTCCGATTACATTCTCAAGCCATTTTCCAATCAGGATCTGATCGATCGGATTGAAGCCGTCCTGCGCTTACGCGAGGCCGAACTCCATAACATCGAACTCCGCCAGGAACGCGAAAAACTGATTGCCAGAATTGCGAACTGGAACAGCGAGCTTGAACGACGTATTGAGGAAAAATCACGAGAACTCGAAAAAGCCCATGCCGAAATTCTCCAGATTGAAAAACTTGCGTCCCTCGGTCATCTCTCCGCCGGCATGGCTCATGAAATTCGCAACCCCCTGAACGCTATCGGACTGTTTACCCAATTACTACAGACCGAACTCGCCAACGACAGCGAAAAAAGTGAATATCTCGAAAATATCATGCGCGAAGTCGATCGTATCGATGAAACGCTGATCAACCTCCTGGCGTTACAACGACCGACCGACAATGAACGCACCCCGGTCATGATCAACGAAATCATCGAACAGGTCATTGCCGACAATCAGGCACGCATTGCTGCCAGGAATATCAACGTCAGCACCCGATTCCTCCGTCTGCCGCCGCCATTACAGGCGGCGAAAAATGAAATTACCGTTGTCTTTTCCAACCTGATCAACAATGCACTCCATGCAACAGACCCCGGTGGCACAATTGTCGCCGAGCTTGACCACGATGATACCCGGATGTTCGTATCGATCCGCGACGATGGCTGTGGCATCCCGGAAAAAAACCTGAACCGGATCTTTGACCCCTTTTTCAGTACGCGTCAAAAAGGGACGGGGATCGGTTTATCGATTGTCCACCGTTCTGTCCGTGACCACGGTGGACGCATTACCGTCCAAAGCGAGGTCGGCAGCGGCACAACCTTTCATCTTGAGTTTCCTTTTTATCTTTCCGATAACGACCGGCAAGCCTGA
- a CDS encoding universal stress protein, protein MSDYRTILFATDFSESSDYAFEHAFALTKKFSARLLMLHVINEPVDLRGFYVPHISFDKLEEEIEAGAHKMMEHFCATHIKDYANVETFIVPGIPYDEIIRKAIETDSDLIVIGTHGRTGIDHMLFGSTAEKVVRKSTIPVLTIRAGD, encoded by the coding sequence ATGAGCGATTATCGTACGATTCTCTTTGCAACCGATTTTTCCGAAAGTTCTGATTATGCATTTGAACATGCTTTTGCGTTGACCAAGAAATTTTCGGCACGCCTGCTGATGCTTCATGTTATTAACGAGCCTGTCGATCTGCGCGGCTTTTACGTCCCGCATATCTCATTTGACAAACTTGAAGAGGAAATCGAAGCGGGGGCGCACAAAATGATGGAACACTTTTGTGCAACACATATTAAAGATTATGCCAACGTTGAAACCTTTATCGTCCCCGGCATCCCTTATGATGAAATTATTCGTAAAGCTATCGAGACAGACAGCGATTTGATTGTCATCGGCACCCACGGTCGTACTGGCATAGACCACATGCTCTTCGGCAGCACGGCTGAAAAGGTGGTCCGTAAATCAACGATCCCGGTATTGACCATTCGTGCCGGTGACTGA
- a CDS encoding response regulator, which produces MAQLQFHNILVLDDEKNSRVVLCKLLQNEGYNVSSAGNGDEALDMLHTTNYQLVISDINMPGMNGLDFLKRAQKLRPEIKIIMVTAYGDISSYLEAMNFGASEYLNKPVRIKELKSVMHKLTHCSTTLSGGETREA; this is translated from the coding sequence ATGGCGCAATTACAATTCCACAACATACTCGTTCTCGACGATGAGAAAAATTCCCGTGTTGTCCTGTGCAAATTATTGCAGAACGAAGGGTATAACGTCAGCAGTGCCGGCAACGGCGATGAAGCTCTGGACATGTTACATACGACAAACTATCAACTGGTTATCAGTGATATCAACATGCCGGGAATGAACGGCCTCGATTTTCTTAAAAGAGCACAAAAACTTCGACCGGAAATAAAAATTATCATGGTCACCGCCTACGGCGATATCAGTTCATACCTCGAAGCCATGAACTTCGGAGCATCAGAATACCTGAACAAACCGGTGAGGATTAAAGAACTTAAATCCGTCATGCATAAACTCACTCACTGTTCCACCACTCTATCCGGTGGAGAGACACGGGAGGCTTAA
- a CDS encoding zinc-ribbon domain-containing protein — protein sequence MLLIECPACAARYKVKPGKTRKQTTSIKCPACEHIFSISLADGAIIINEEEKNTALPKILIVDDSNAFRNILADILRSPKVNILTAANGNDALQMIAQEHPQLVILDHVLPDISGAAIVQKIKSFRSLSATRFFILSDTIVNGTPTPELADCGADAFSSKSFKPEQLRERVAALLQT from the coding sequence ATGCTGCTGATTGAATGTCCCGCCTGCGCAGCACGCTACAAGGTCAAACCGGGAAAAACCCGGAAACAGACAACCAGTATCAAATGCCCTGCCTGTGAGCATATTTTTTCGATTTCACTGGCCGACGGAGCCATCATCATCAACGAAGAAGAAAAAAACACCGCTCTCCCGAAGATCCTCATCGTCGACGATTCAAATGCATTTCGCAATATCCTGGCAGATATTTTACGTTCACCAAAGGTGAATATTTTAACCGCAGCCAACGGCAACGACGCTTTACAAATGATTGCCCAGGAACATCCTCAACTGGTAATTCTGGATCACGTCCTGCCCGACATCAGTGGCGCCGCAATCGTTCAAAAAATAAAATCGTTCAGATCCTTGAGTGCAACCCGTTTTTTTATTCTCAGCGACACAATCGTGAACGGCACTCCGACTCCTGAACTCGCTGATTGCGGTGCCGACGCCTTTTCTTCAAAATCATTCAAACCTGAGCAACTGCGGGAACGCGTCGCGGCCCTGCTTCAGACATGA
- a CDS encoding helix-turn-helix domain-containing protein gives MMTTDLAIGSTLEERRTTLGLSLDEIAAKTRIRREYLAALEAEDYTKLPGTTFVTGFLRNYADFLGLDADRMVAAYISQRDASATDSAPPPRQEVLPRWRIHFVVVALSALLLVGYWFFSSEQIAPLQIPTAQPPADTLPVPELSPPVAPAALPMNVAKPEQPLPIKISLARRGVLQLNAAGATQIVLTIDNRPQQRYNLSQGSRLSWEINTHATVHITDPAQVKLQLNQEPILLQGNHDIIFFRPAN, from the coding sequence ATGATGACAACAGACCTCGCTATCGGAAGCACTCTGGAAGAGCGGCGCACAACGCTTGGCTTGTCTCTTGACGAGATTGCTGCCAAAACACGCATCCGCCGGGAATATCTCGCCGCCCTTGAAGCTGAGGACTACACCAAACTTCCGGGCACAACATTTGTCACCGGATTTCTGCGCAATTACGCAGATTTCCTCGGGCTTGACGCCGACCGGATGGTGGCTGCATATATTTCCCAACGCGACGCCTCAGCAACCGACAGCGCGCCCCCGCCACGGCAAGAAGTTCTGCCGCGCTGGAGAATCCATTTTGTCGTTGTCGCATTATCAGCACTGCTGTTGGTCGGCTACTGGTTTTTTTCATCAGAGCAAATCGCTCCGTTGCAGATACCGACGGCACAACCGCCAGCAGACACTCTACCGGTGCCGGAATTGTCCCCACCGGTAGCTCCCGCTGCACTACCGATGAACGTTGCAAAGCCGGAGCAACCGCTCCCCATAAAAATATCGTTAGCTCGCCGGGGGGTGTTGCAATTGAACGCAGCGGGAGCGACACAGATCGTTCTCACCATCGACAATCGCCCTCAGCAACGCTATAATCTGAGTCAGGGTTCACGTTTGAGCTGGGAAATCAACACTCATGCCACGGTCCACATTACCGATCCTGCTCAGGTTAAACTGCAACTTAATCAAGAGCCCATCCTGTTACAAGGCAACCACGATATCATCTTTTTTCGCCCGGCGAACTGA
- a CDS encoding tetratricopeptide repeat protein, whose amino-acid sequence MTRVKGILTIVLCTLLLISCSATKEKVDAGEVHYILGVSYLRENNPTLALKEFLIAYDSENSGRVHSGLGQAYQLKRAFKEAEEHYKTALRRDENNPQFANNLAALYLDMGRWDAAIKYFNQAADNLLFTTPEIALTGLGVAYYQKGEYPQAIIQFEKSINLAPRFAQTYYHLGETYFALDKPDLALLQLNHAIDLSPAYAAAYYKRALTYLKLKNNVAAKTDFMRVLALVPDNEIGRLSKDYLRLLK is encoded by the coding sequence GTGACCCGTGTCAAAGGTATATTGACTATCGTTCTTTGCACTCTGCTGCTGATTTCCTGCAGCGCCACAAAGGAAAAAGTTGACGCAGGGGAAGTCCACTATATTCTCGGCGTATCGTACTTGCGCGAGAACAATCCGACGTTAGCCCTGAAGGAATTTCTGATCGCCTACGATTCAGAAAACAGTGGTCGAGTTCATTCCGGACTCGGCCAGGCATACCAGCTGAAGCGCGCGTTCAAGGAAGCTGAAGAGCATTACAAAACTGCTTTGCGAAGGGATGAGAACAACCCGCAATTTGCCAACAACCTGGCCGCACTTTATCTCGATATGGGCCGTTGGGATGCCGCGATCAAATATTTCAATCAGGCTGCTGACAATCTGCTTTTTACTACCCCGGAAATAGCCCTGACCGGGCTGGGCGTCGCCTATTACCAAAAAGGCGAATATCCTCAAGCGATTATCCAGTTTGAAAAATCGATCAATCTGGCACCGCGCTTTGCACAAACTTACTACCATCTCGGTGAAACTTATTTTGCGCTCGACAAACCTGATCTTGCCTTGCTCCAGTTAAATCACGCCATCGATCTTTCTCCCGCTTATGCAGCAGCATATTACAAACGGGCACTGACCTATCTGAAGCTGAAAAATAACGTAGCGGCCAAAACTGATTTCATGCGTGTTCTGGCGCTTGTGCCTGACAATGAAATCGGACGTCTGAGCAAAGATTATCTGCGGCTGCTGAAGTAA
- a CDS encoding sugar kinase yields MSILVVGSVAFDSVETPFGKVEDILGGSATYFSTSASFFTDVNLVAVVGEDFPDDHLDFLRSRNIDLSGLQTMPGETFRWKGRYGYDLNEAQTLETHLNVFESFRPELPENYRDAEYVFLANIDPELQLEVLKQVKNPQLVACDTMNFWIEGKRDALLKTLPHVDILIINDAEARQLADEPNVIKAARKILTFGPKTLVVKQGEYGALMVSEHAVFSAPAYPLESVFDPTGAGDTFAGGFIGYLASTRNQSEACLRQAIVFGSVMASFTVEDFSLNRLRILNSSEIKERFRTFKLLTHFDDL; encoded by the coding sequence ATGAGTATTCTGGTTGTTGGGTCGGTTGCTTTCGATTCGGTCGAAACACCTTTTGGAAAAGTCGAAGATATTCTTGGTGGTTCTGCCACCTATTTTTCGACCTCCGCCAGCTTTTTCACCGATGTCAATCTGGTGGCGGTCGTCGGTGAAGATTTTCCGGACGATCATCTGGATTTTCTTCGTTCACGCAATATCGATCTTTCCGGTCTGCAAACGATGCCAGGGGAAACATTTCGTTGGAAGGGTCGTTACGGTTACGATTTGAACGAGGCGCAGACGCTGGAAACGCATCTCAATGTCTTCGAGTCATTTCGTCCTGAACTGCCGGAAAACTATCGGGACGCGGAATACGTTTTTCTGGCCAACATCGATCCGGAGTTGCAACTCGAAGTCCTGAAGCAGGTCAAAAACCCGCAACTGGTCGCCTGCGATACAATGAACTTCTGGATTGAGGGAAAGCGCGATGCCCTGCTGAAAACGTTGCCTCATGTTGACATTCTGATCATCAATGATGCTGAAGCCCGGCAGCTCGCTGACGAACCGAATGTGATCAAGGCGGCACGTAAAATCCTCACCTTCGGGCCGAAAACATTGGTCGTCAAGCAAGGTGAATACGGTGCACTGATGGTGTCGGAGCACGCTGTATTTTCCGCGCCGGCCTACCCTCTCGAATCAGTTTTTGACCCGACCGGAGCCGGTGACACGTTTGCTGGCGGGTTCATCGGCTACCTGGCATCAACCCGCAATCAGTCAGAAGCCTGTCTGCGCCAGGCAATCGTATTCGGCAGTGTGATGGCCTCATTCACCGTCGAAGACTTCAGCCTTAACCGCCTCCGGATTCTCAATTCATCGGAAATTAAAGAACGCTTTCGTACCTTTAAACTTCTGACCCACTTCGACGACCTGTAA
- the mtnP gene encoding S-methyl-5'-thioadenosine phosphorylase: MEETMIGVIGGSGLYAMDELTNVQEIRVETPFGDPSDRYITGTLDNIKLVFLPRHGRGHRLLPSEVNYRANIFGMKKLGVQRIISVSAVGSMREEIMPGHIVIPDQFFDRTQGKRAATFFGDGIVGHVQFADPVCSDLAEVLYTSSVASGAITHRGGTYICIEGPNFSTRAESNIYRSWGVDIIGMTNIPEARLAREAEICYGTIALATDYDCWHETHDDVSVEAVIAIIEQNVATARTIIKTAARRLDKQPGCPCGGALEYAIMTQKDLIPESTRKNLQPIIGKYLK; encoded by the coding sequence ATGGAAGAAACAATGATTGGAGTCATTGGCGGCAGCGGACTTTACGCGATGGACGAACTGACGAACGTACAGGAAATCCGGGTTGAAACTCCGTTCGGAGATCCTTCCGATCGCTATATTACCGGCACCCTGGACAACATCAAACTGGTTTTTTTGCCCCGCCACGGGCGCGGGCACCGCTTGCTCCCCTCGGAAGTCAACTACCGCGCCAACATTTTCGGCATGAAAAAGCTCGGCGTGCAGCGAATCATTTCGGTTTCTGCCGTTGGCAGCATGCGGGAAGAGATCATGCCGGGGCATATCGTTATACCAGACCAGTTTTTTGACCGGACCCAGGGAAAACGCGCGGCAACCTTCTTTGGCGACGGGATCGTCGGTCATGTCCAGTTTGCCGATCCGGTTTGCAGTGATCTGGCCGAAGTCCTCTATACCTCTTCGGTTGCAAGCGGGGCGATAACGCACCGGGGGGGAACCTACATCTGCATTGAAGGTCCAAATTTCTCAACCCGTGCCGAATCCAACATCTACCGCAGCTGGGGGGTTGATATCATCGGTATGACCAACATCCCGGAAGCCCGACTGGCAAGGGAAGCTGAAATCTGTTACGGAACGATCGCCCTGGCGACCGATTATGACTGCTGGCACGAGACGCACGATGATGTTTCCGTTGAAGCGGTGATTGCAATTATCGAGCAAAATGTCGCCACGGCCCGCACCATAATCAAGACCGCCGCGCGGCGCCTTGACAAGCAACCCGGCTGTCCCTGCGGCGGCGCGCTCGAATATGCGATTATGACCCAAAAAGATCTGATCCCCGAATCAACCCGGAAAAACCTGCAACCAATCATCGGCAAATACTTGAAATAA
- the rlmN gene encoding 23S rRNA (adenine(2503)-C(2))-methyltransferase RlmN produces the protein MTETPLIDIKNLSLPELTQLLTGLGKEKFRARQIMQWIYARAVTDFTAMTDLSKAFRTELQRRFVISDWIPETVEASIDGTRKYLFRLADGEAIEAVRIPMDEGRATLCISTQVGCAMQCDFCLTGTFGLTRNLLPAEIVNQVCAARKDGPINNIVLMGMGEPLHNLDNVIKALNIIYLPIGLDYGPRRVTLSTSGLVPELAELGRRIEVNLAISLNATTDELRNRLMPINRRYPLDQLMRACRDFPLKPSRRITFEYILIRDLNDTPADAKRLVKLLHGMRAKVNLIPFNEHPESPYRTPDESTIGTFQSYLLDRDIVAIRRAGKGLDISAACGQLKGRLELRQPLAAKPVNQLD, from the coding sequence ATGACTGAAACGCCGCTTATTGATATCAAGAACCTCTCCTTGCCCGAGTTGACGCAATTACTCACCGGGCTCGGCAAGGAGAAATTTCGTGCCAGGCAGATCATGCAGTGGATTTATGCGCGCGCGGTTACAGACTTTACGGCCATGACCGACCTGTCGAAGGCATTTCGCACCGAATTACAGCGCCGCTTCGTTATTTCTGACTGGATTCCGGAGACCGTTGAGGCCTCGATCGACGGCACCCGCAAGTATCTTTTCAGACTGGCGGACGGTGAAGCGATCGAAGCGGTTCGCATCCCGATGGATGAGGGCCGGGCCACCCTCTGCATCTCAACCCAGGTCGGTTGCGCCATGCAGTGTGATTTCTGTCTCACCGGCACTTTTGGGTTGACCCGCAATCTGCTCCCGGCAGAGATTGTCAATCAGGTTTGCGCCGCCCGTAAAGACGGCCCGATCAACAACATCGTCCTGATGGGAATGGGTGAGCCCCTGCATAACCTCGACAATGTCATTAAGGCATTAAATATCATCTATCTCCCGATCGGGCTTGATTACGGCCCGCGCCGGGTAACACTTTCAACCTCCGGGCTTGTCCCGGAACTGGCTGAGCTGGGGCGTCGCATCGAAGTAAATCTGGCGATTTCTCTCAACGCCACCACCGACGAACTCCGCAACCGCCTCATGCCGATCAACCGGCGTTATCCACTGGATCAGTTGATGAGAGCTTGTCGTGATTTTCCATTGAAACCGAGTCGCCGGATTACCTTCGAGTACATTTTAATCAGGGACCTCAACGACACCCCTGCCGATGCCAAACGACTGGTCAAGTTGCTGCACGGCATGCGTGCCAAGGTCAATCTGATCCCTTTTAACGAACATCCGGAATCGCCCTATCGAACCCCCGATGAAAGCACCATCGGTACGTTTCAAAGCTATTTACTCGACCGGGATATTGTCGCTATTCGGCGCGCTGGCAAGGGGCTGGATATTTCCGCCGCCTGTGGTCAACTGAAGGGCCGCCTGGAACTTCGCCAGCCGTTGGCAGCAAAACCTGTAAATCAACTGGATTGA
- a CDS encoding MBOAT family protein — protein sequence MLFNSPLYIFFFLPTVLLVYFFFNQRHLVKLGKYWLLTASLFFYGFWNPFYVPLLAGSIGVNFTCGILLGRSAQQSRVRRTLLGVGIGLNILLLGYFKYANFFLTPITAHSVSPCDLLHLALPLAISFFTLQQIAYLVDRYYQQTCESNFLNYSLFVTFFPQLIAGPIVRHGEMMPQFARLRTVLPNYRNLALGLLIFFIGLFKKVVIADPFGVWATQGFDQMTVLNFGNAWVTSLSYSLQLYFDFSGYTDMAIGAACMFNINLPQNFNSPYKALNIQEFWRRWHITLSRWLYDYLYVPLSCRSESARLRENIPHPNQRTNYRAVQAIFMVFVLYGVWHGAGWTFMIWGMLHGAASIVHRFWQKRKTPLPRWSAWLLTFGFVNAAWVLFRALSLDDALKVYRGMIGASGFGMPDAFPPISLTLVFCVLLIVLFAPNSMELKERLRPNLAWTLFIAAVITVSLAHLSRVTEFLYLRF from the coding sequence ATGCTTTTCAATTCGCCGCTTTACATATTTTTCTTTTTGCCCACCGTGCTTCTGGTTTATTTCTTCTTTAACCAGAGGCATCTGGTTAAACTGGGGAAATACTGGTTACTGACGGCATCGCTCTTTTTCTACGGTTTCTGGAATCCGTTCTACGTCCCCTTGCTGGCCGGGTCAATCGGCGTCAACTTCACTTGCGGTATCCTGCTGGGCCGTTCTGCACAGCAAAGCAGAGTCCGGCGCACGCTGTTAGGTGTCGGCATTGGGTTAAATATTCTGCTCCTCGGCTATTTCAAGTACGCAAATTTTTTTCTCACGCCGATCACTGCACATTCAGTCAGCCCCTGTGATCTGCTGCATCTGGCGCTGCCATTGGCGATCAGTTTTTTTACATTGCAGCAGATTGCCTACCTGGTTGACCGCTATTATCAACAAACGTGCGAAAGCAACTTCCTCAACTACAGTCTGTTTGTTACCTTTTTTCCGCAGTTGATTGCCGGGCCGATTGTCCGTCATGGCGAGATGATGCCGCAGTTTGCACGTTTGCGGACAGTGTTGCCCAACTATCGCAACCTTGCTCTCGGGCTACTGATTTTCTTCATCGGACTGTTCAAAAAAGTTGTTATTGCCGATCCTTTCGGGGTCTGGGCAACCCAGGGCTTTGATCAGATGACGGTCCTCAATTTTGGCAACGCCTGGGTAACCTCGCTCAGTTATTCACTTCAGCTCTACTTTGATTTCAGCGGCTACACAGATATGGCTATCGGTGCTGCCTGCATGTTCAATATCAACTTGCCGCAAAACTTCAATTCCCCCTACAAGGCGCTTAATATCCAGGAATTCTGGCGGCGCTGGCACATAACTCTGTCACGCTGGTTGTATGATTATCTGTACGTCCCGCTCAGTTGTCGGTCTGAATCCGCAAGGCTGCGAGAAAATATCCCGCACCCCAACCAGCGGACAAACTACCGTGCGGTGCAGGCCATCTTCATGGTGTTTGTCCTCTACGGGGTGTGGCACGGCGCGGGATGGACTTTTATGATCTGGGGCATGCTCCACGGGGCAGCCTCGATTGTTCACAGATTCTGGCAAAAGCGCAAAACGCCGTTGCCGCGCTGGTCAGCATGGCTGCTGACGTTTGGTTTTGTGAACGCCGCCTGGGTCTTGTTCCGGGCATTATCGCTGGATGATGCGTTAAAGGTGTATCGCGGAATGATCGGAGCCAGTGGTTTCGGAATGCCGGATGCCTTTCCGCCAATCTCCTTAACGCTGGTCTTTTGCGTCCTTTTGATTGTGCTGTTTGCCCCGAATTCCATGGAACTCAAAGAACGCTTGCGACCGAATTTAGCCTGGACTTTATTTATTGCGGCAGTCATTACTGTCAGTCTGGCCCATTTGAGTCGCGTGACTGAATTCCTCTATCTGCGGTTTTGA
- the ndk gene encoding nucleoside-diphosphate kinase — protein MERTFAIIKPDAFAAGNAGKILARIYAEGFTVVGLKKLYMSKVEAEGFYYVHKERPFFGELTEFMSSGPCIVMALEAKDAIRKWRDLMGATNPAEAATGTLRKEFGTSIGENATHGSDAPETAAFELGYFFNGLELL, from the coding sequence ATGGAAAGAACATTCGCAATTATCAAACCTGATGCATTCGCCGCGGGTAATGCCGGGAAAATTCTCGCCCGCATCTACGCCGAAGGATTCACTGTCGTCGGACTCAAAAAACTCTATATGAGCAAGGTGGAAGCCGAAGGGTTCTACTACGTCCATAAAGAGCGGCCGTTCTTCGGCGAGTTGACCGAGTTCATGAGCAGTGGCCCTTGCATCGTCATGGCACTTGAAGCCAAGGATGCCATCCGCAAGTGGCGTGATCTGATGGGCGCCACCAACCCGGCCGAAGCAGCAACCGGAACGTTGCGTAAAGAATTCGGCACGTCGATCGGTGAAAATGCGACCCACGGTTCCGATGCGCCGGAAACCGCCGCGTTTGAATTGGGATATTTTTTCAACGGACTTGAACTGCTCTGA
- a CDS encoding L,D-transpeptidase: protein MTTRHKLFVLIPLLFSLSTSSFAADPRTPENGYLVNAARLPEMIAIHREHRVMKDETLIEVARVARIGFEAIKNANPDLDVWLPPTDSPVLLPYATLLPGAPEAGIVVNLAEFKLYYLWTENERLRVKYYPVGIGIDGADSPEGRYQVDKKIRDPHWAVPPSIRKERPELGRVVTPGPDNPLGNYWLGLTKKGYGIHGTNEPYGVGRRVSHGCLRMYPEDIEDLFGRVALGTPVRIIYQPIKVGVRKSALFVEAHPDFLQRFDDPAAEARRLIGDLGWQEPLNETALIETISAARGLPYMVGRPSDNSRWTLRSASTAKH from the coding sequence ATGACAACACGGCATAAACTGTTTGTATTAATTCCCCTCCTCTTTAGTCTGTCGACCTCCAGCTTTGCTGCCGACCCGCGAACCCCGGAGAATGGATATCTGGTTAACGCTGCTCGCCTGCCGGAAATGATCGCGATTCACCGGGAACATCGGGTCATGAAGGATGAAACACTGATCGAGGTTGCACGGGTGGCGCGGATCGGTTTTGAGGCGATAAAGAACGCCAATCCCGATCTTGATGTCTGGCTTCCACCGACCGATAGCCCGGTCTTGCTGCCGTACGCGACCCTTTTACCAGGAGCTCCGGAAGCGGGGATTGTGGTGAATCTGGCGGAGTTCAAACTTTATTATTTGTGGACTGAAAATGAACGTTTGCGCGTCAAGTATTATCCTGTCGGCATCGGCATTGACGGTGCCGACAGCCCGGAGGGCCGTTATCAGGTCGATAAAAAAATACGTGATCCGCACTGGGCGGTACCGCCATCGATTCGTAAGGAACGCCCTGAGCTGGGGCGTGTTGTTACCCCCGGGCCGGATAATCCTTTGGGAAACTATTGGCTCGGTTTGACCAAAAAAGGATACGGCATCCATGGGACCAACGAGCCGTACGGGGTAGGTCGTCGGGTCAGTCATGGTTGTTTGCGTATGTACCCCGAGGACATTGAAGATTTATTCGGTCGGGTTGCGCTCGGCACACCGGTGCGAATAATCTACCAGCCAATCAAGGTTGGTGTTCGCAAAAGCGCTCTGTTTGTCGAAGCTCACCCGGATTTTCTCCAGCGGTTTGACGATCCCGCAGCTGAAGCACGACGGTTGATTGGCGACCTTGGCTGGCAAGAACCATTAAATGAAACAGCGTTGATCGAAACGATCTCCGCGGCGCGTGGGTTGCCCTATATGGTCGGACGACCATCCGACAATAGCCGGTGGACATTGCGATCGGCGTCCACCGCCAAGCACTAG
- a CDS encoding helix-turn-helix domain-containing protein, producing the protein MKNKHIGSSFDDFLDEEGLRADAEAAAIKRVIAYQIEIEMKQAKLSKTAMAEKMRTSRPALDRLLDPTNVSVTLQTLEKAALALGKSLKIELADSRR; encoded by the coding sequence ATGAAAAACAAGCACATTGGCAGCAGCTTCGATGACTTCCTGGATGAAGAAGGACTTAGGGCCGACGCTGAAGCAGCGGCCATCAAAAGGGTCATTGCCTATCAGATTGAAATAGAAATGAAGCAGGCAAAGTTGTCGAAGACGGCAATGGCTGAAAAGATGCGTACGAGCCGGCCCGCCCTCGATAGACTTCTTGATCCCACCAACGTTTCCGTCACACTCCAGACCCTTGAAAAAGCGGCTCTAGCCTTAGGAAAAAGCCTGAAAATTGAACTGGCGGATTCGCGCCGTTAG
- a CDS encoding type II toxin-antitoxin system RelE/ParE family toxin, translating to MTDISFVLKVVFYRSEAGHEPVREWLKELPREDKRQIGEDIKTAQLGWPLGMPLIRKIERDLWEVRTRLADRIARVLFTVDGDHMILLHGFIKKSQEIPQNELKTARTRLGVYKRGSK from the coding sequence ATGACTGATATTTCTTTTGTCCTGAAAGTCGTTTTTTATCGTTCGGAGGCCGGCCATGAGCCGGTGAGGGAATGGCTGAAGGAATTGCCTCGCGAGGATAAGCGGCAAATTGGCGAGGACATCAAAACCGCACAGCTCGGCTGGCCGCTGGGCATGCCGCTTATCAGGAAAATCGAGCGGGATCTCTGGGAAGTCAGAACCAGGCTGGCCGATCGGATCGCAAGGGTACTGTTTACCGTTGACGGCGACCACATGATTTTGTTGCACGGCTTCATCAAGAAGTCCCAGGAAATCCCGCAAAACGAGCTCAAGACCGCGAGGACGCGGCTTGGTGTTTACAAGAGAGGTTCAAAATGA